Proteins encoded within one genomic window of Nitrospina gracilis 3/211:
- a CDS encoding formylglycine-generating enzyme family protein produces the protein MTRTRGLLAALVWCLAAACSDNSVEQIQVTVPPGVTVPENMVYIPEGEFVFGDPSDPKTALGKRVKLHAYLIDRYEVTRGEFSRFDSGYKVDASRAKFPKVLVDYDRARAFCEWAGKRLPTEQEWEKAARGTDRRKWAWLNFEPHPNNGFSGFLPEPVDKRTEWISPYGVYGMGHNVWEWTSTDYDYNGMPGKDQGRFKVIRGGLLQSHLKIDFTPTWHRNYMDPEARYNFLGFRCAKDV, from the coding sequence ATGACCCGGACGCGCGGCCTGCTTGCGGCTTTGGTGTGGTGCCTTGCGGCGGCCTGCTCCGACAACTCCGTCGAGCAGATCCAGGTCACCGTGCCGCCGGGCGTCACCGTTCCCGAAAACATGGTTTATATTCCCGAAGGCGAGTTCGTCTTCGGCGATCCCTCTGACCCGAAAACCGCACTCGGCAAGCGCGTGAAACTCCACGCCTACCTCATCGACCGCTATGAGGTGACCCGAGGTGAGTTCAGCCGATTCGATTCCGGTTACAAGGTGGATGCCAGCCGGGCGAAGTTTCCCAAGGTACTGGTGGATTACGATCGGGCCCGCGCGTTTTGCGAGTGGGCGGGGAAACGCCTGCCGACGGAACAGGAATGGGAAAAAGCCGCGCGCGGCACCGACCGCCGGAAATGGGCCTGGCTGAATTTCGAACCGCACCCGAACAACGGCTTCTCAGGGTTCTTACCCGAGCCGGTGGACAAACGTACCGAATGGATCAGTCCCTACGGTGTGTACGGCATGGGGCACAACGTGTGGGAATGGACGTCCACCGATTACGATTACAACGGCATGCCCGGGAAAGACCAGGGCCGTTTCAAGGTGATCCGCGGCGGCCTACTGCAAAGCCACCTCAAGATTGACTTCACTCCCACCTGGCACCGCAATTACATGGATCCGGAAGCGCGCTACAATTTCCTGGGATTTCGTTGTGCGAAGGATGTTTGA
- a CDS encoding GNAT family N-acetyltransferase: MKDKTLNSEAGQSVENRVATYPQMQVLEGDMTTFKRFRFLEPGLVSLLDSNPTALENHHKVLVLVYKNDPLGCISLVHLPRMDTLNRVFYNARLDLVIVANGFRGMGIGRSMMLMGMYYLLETLGDSLKSISAATPHPAADRVLQSLEFTLLPSQDGSLHRTLDLKGLDRPGLLHVIRDKTDESLKRMHYTLRRLVFKP, translated from the coding sequence GTGAAAGACAAAACCTTAAATTCCGAGGCAGGTCAATCGGTGGAAAACCGGGTGGCGACTTATCCCCAAATGCAGGTGCTGGAAGGAGACATGACCACTTTCAAGCGCTTCCGCTTTCTGGAACCGGGACTGGTGAGCCTGCTGGACTCCAATCCGACAGCCCTGGAAAACCACCACAAGGTACTTGTCCTCGTATACAAAAACGATCCGCTGGGCTGCATTTCACTCGTCCATTTACCTCGCATGGATACACTCAATCGCGTCTTTTATAACGCACGACTGGACCTCGTGATCGTTGCCAATGGCTTTCGTGGAATGGGCATCGGCCGTTCGATGATGCTCATGGGCATGTACTACCTGCTGGAAACGCTGGGCGACTCCCTTAAATCCATCAGCGCCGCGACACCCCATCCCGCGGCGGACCGGGTTTTACAAAGTCTGGAATTCACCCTCCTTCCTTCACAGGATGGATCCCTCCACCGGACATTGGATTTAAAGGGACTGGACCGGCCCGGCCTGCTTCACGTCATCCGCGACAAAACCGACGAATCGCTCAAACGCATGCACTACACCCTGCGCCGTCTGGTCTTCAAACCCTGA
- a CDS encoding ATP-binding protein → MKFWKLISLRHKLIAIIMLTSTVALLLAVIGLSIHDIQTFRNTQTRELASLAQILGAHSTASLRFQDAQTGHELLQALKTDSRIVSAALYDNQGNLFSHYHRQRKGPEAFPRPPPESSAEFHHDDTIDLFRPVMANGEQIGTLYLQSDTNLLTERLRNYAIVSGIVFALSLLVSFLISARVQRTVSAPILHLAEIVNRVSKEQNFSIRVERDREDELGFLVNQFNVMLGQIQERDQALLRAHEELEAKVEERTRDLQHEIEVREKSENALRESEQRLQNVLDYATPLVYMKDLQRRFLLVNHQFVNLFGLSNDEVRGKTSEEIFNRGVLDQFFLKEEDIFQTGQSVETEELVIQNGSTETYLSVKFPLRDSNNEIYGLCALCTNITERKQFEIQLQQAKAAAEAANMAKSTFIANMSHEIRTPLNAILGYSQILQRDQRLDPEQRKAVETIISSGSNLLALISDILDISKIEAGRMELQPAPFSLDMLLDHLISMFKLRSEQKGLELKVTPLPQEKTVVFGDEAKLKQVLINLISNAIKFTHKGSICISVIPENNHFYKFEVVDTGQGIRPEDLQSIFEPFRQGDQGIKSGGTGLGLAIARKQVILLGSDLKVESEVGKGTRFEFTVKLPTPAQEVKPAQDMFRFVSRLQEGQHVTALVADDVEENREVLCRFLKSIGITTIEAEDGLEALQKTREHLPDIIFMDIRMPKMDGTRAIQEIIREFGNDRFKIVVITASALEHEIERFLQLGCHDIILKPFRTQEVFNSLKKLLNVTFEYHEEIKPEVEQKIPDDYSHFVVPEELLNNLRDAAEFYNITQLKKYLEDLEGDSRELATHLKSYIHTYDMEGILKILDQVQVEN, encoded by the coding sequence ATGAAGTTCTGGAAACTCATTTCCCTCCGGCATAAACTGATCGCCATCATCATGCTGACCAGCACCGTGGCCCTGTTGCTTGCGGTCATCGGTCTCAGCATCCACGATATCCAGACCTTCCGCAACACGCAAACCCGGGAGCTGGCAAGTCTGGCGCAGATCCTGGGCGCCCACAGCACCGCTTCCCTGCGGTTTCAGGATGCACAAACCGGACATGAACTGTTGCAGGCGCTCAAAACGGATTCCCGCATTGTCTCCGCCGCTTTGTATGACAACCAGGGCAATCTGTTTTCCCATTACCATCGGCAGAGAAAGGGGCCTGAAGCATTCCCCCGCCCACCCCCTGAAAGTTCCGCAGAATTCCACCATGACGACACAATAGATTTGTTTCGCCCCGTGATGGCCAATGGAGAACAAATCGGCACGCTATACCTCCAGTCGGACACCAACCTGCTCACCGAGCGCCTTCGAAATTATGCCATTGTATCGGGAATCGTGTTTGCACTGTCCCTGCTGGTGTCATTTCTCATTTCCGCCCGGGTGCAACGCACCGTTTCCGCACCGATTCTTCATCTCGCGGAAATCGTGAATCGCGTTTCCAAGGAACAGAATTTTTCCATTCGGGTTGAAAGGGACCGGGAAGACGAATTGGGTTTCCTCGTCAACCAGTTCAACGTCATGCTGGGGCAGATTCAGGAACGCGACCAGGCCCTGCTGCGGGCGCACGAGGAGTTGGAAGCAAAGGTTGAAGAACGCACCCGCGACCTGCAACATGAAATAGAAGTACGCGAAAAGTCGGAGAACGCCCTTCGCGAAAGCGAACAACGCCTGCAGAACGTTCTCGATTACGCGACGCCCCTTGTTTACATGAAAGACCTGCAACGTCGCTTTCTCCTTGTCAACCATCAGTTTGTGAATCTGTTCGGGCTTTCCAATGACGAAGTGCGTGGAAAAACCTCGGAAGAAATTTTTAATCGGGGTGTCCTGGACCAGTTTTTCCTCAAGGAGGAAGACATTTTTCAGACGGGTCAATCCGTGGAAACCGAGGAGCTGGTGATTCAAAACGGCTCCACCGAAACCTACCTTTCGGTCAAGTTTCCCCTTCGGGATTCAAACAACGAAATTTACGGCCTTTGTGCTTTGTGTACCAACATCACCGAACGTAAACAGTTCGAAATCCAGCTGCAACAGGCCAAAGCGGCCGCGGAGGCGGCCAACATGGCGAAAAGCACTTTCATCGCCAACATGAGTCATGAGATCCGCACCCCACTGAACGCCATCCTGGGCTACTCTCAGATCCTGCAACGCGATCAAAGGCTCGATCCGGAACAACGGAAAGCGGTGGAAACCATCATCTCCAGCGGAAGCAATCTGCTGGCTCTCATCAGCGACATCCTCGACATCTCGAAAATCGAAGCAGGCCGAATGGAGTTGCAACCCGCTCCTTTCAGCCTGGATATGCTTCTCGACCACCTGATCTCCATGTTCAAATTGCGTAGCGAACAAAAAGGACTGGAGTTGAAAGTCACTCCTCTTCCACAGGAAAAGACCGTGGTGTTCGGTGATGAGGCCAAACTCAAACAGGTACTCATCAATCTCATCAGCAACGCCATTAAGTTCACCCACAAGGGGAGCATCTGCATTTCTGTCATACCGGAGAACAATCATTTTTATAAATTTGAAGTGGTGGACACCGGACAGGGCATCCGTCCCGAAGACCTGCAATCGATTTTTGAGCCTTTCCGGCAGGGAGATCAGGGTATCAAGTCGGGAGGGACGGGGCTGGGTCTGGCCATCGCACGCAAACAGGTGATTTTGCTGGGTTCCGACTTGAAGGTGGAGTCCGAGGTAGGAAAAGGAACCCGCTTTGAATTTACGGTCAAGCTGCCCACCCCGGCTCAGGAGGTGAAACCCGCCCAGGATATGTTTCGGTTTGTTTCCCGGTTGCAGGAAGGCCAGCACGTCACCGCACTTGTTGCCGATGACGTGGAGGAAAACCGGGAAGTCCTGTGCCGGTTCCTGAAAAGCATCGGCATCACGACAATCGAGGCGGAAGATGGACTGGAGGCTTTACAGAAAACTCGCGAGCACCTTCCCGACATCATTTTCATGGACATTCGCATGCCCAAAATGGACGGCACACGCGCCATTCAGGAAATCATCCGGGAATTCGGAAACGACCGCTTCAAAATTGTCGTCATCACCGCATCCGCGCTGGAACATGAGATAGAGCGGTTCCTCCAGCTTGGATGCCACGACATTATTCTGAAACCGTTCCGCACGCAGGAAGTGTTCAATTCCCTGAAAAAGCTTCTGAATGTCACCTTTGAATACCACGAGGAAATAAAACCCGAAGTCGAGCAGAAAATACCGGACGACTATTCGCATTTTGTGGTTCCGGAGGAACTGTTGAATAACCTGCGGGACGCGGCGGAGTTCTATAACATCACTCAGCTTAAAAAATATCTCGAAGATCTGGAAGGCGACAGCCGCGAACTGGCCACCCACCTGAAATCGTACATCCACACCTACGACATGGAAGGCATCCTCAAAATTCTCGATCAGGTTCAGGTTGAAAACTGA
- a CDS encoding SUMF1/EgtB/PvdO family nonheme iron enzyme encodes MTVRTFITHLICFLCFTAAPAFAHDGGQPDRPLEGDMVHIPAGQFIFGTDKVDKTGDLLAVGVPKPLYKDEQPQQKPFLKGFYIDRHEVTNRRYKQYVDALGAVPPEYWENGMYPAGEDDLPVVWVSWYDASNFCDWAGKRLPTEKEWERAARGTEGREYPWGNEFDAQKAHLPKNSRTKLKLHKVGSHPEGATPEGVHDLVGNVWEWVADDYNGYKGNDKQLTGFGQGQKVLRGHSAANTGHFPGGFYDIVLKEFSRAGYRQYTPPDSMGPDVGFRCASNHAPKHYKETTQAAFSNSPSGTGTSDANPFGNSGDAPFGGSGEASSESGSLFSASASNPFQPESTLPKANILLLSILSLLAGLFSFLSPCTLPILPAYFAVTAQTTRTRMTLNSFAFFCGLASLFILMGASASFLGSLLRDYLFSLTTWGGILVLIFGVMTLFGKGFSGATFQNAPASTFIGYFLFGATFAMGWTPCVGPILSGILILAASEKTILQGMTLLFFFAVGLGMPLVILSAFCSHLSKDSWFWRMLRGKGWNIQLGSRTFHLHSTNLFSGLLLIGLGYALAAGYLTYFNSMIPIELQIWFSGFEEKVVEWLS; translated from the coding sequence ATGACCGTGCGCACATTCATCACACATCTGATCTGCTTCCTGTGCTTCACCGCCGCGCCCGCCTTCGCGCACGACGGCGGCCAACCGGACCGGCCGCTGGAAGGCGACATGGTGCACATTCCCGCCGGGCAGTTCATCTTCGGCACCGACAAGGTGGACAAGACCGGCGACCTGCTGGCGGTTGGGGTGCCCAAACCGTTGTACAAAGACGAACAGCCCCAGCAGAAACCCTTCCTCAAAGGGTTTTACATCGACCGCCATGAAGTGACGAACCGGCGCTACAAGCAATACGTGGACGCCCTCGGCGCGGTGCCGCCGGAATACTGGGAAAACGGCATGTACCCCGCAGGCGAAGACGACCTGCCGGTGGTCTGGGTATCGTGGTACGACGCTTCCAATTTCTGCGACTGGGCGGGAAAACGCCTGCCCACGGAAAAAGAATGGGAACGGGCCGCACGGGGCACGGAAGGACGCGAATACCCGTGGGGCAATGAATTCGACGCCCAAAAAGCCCACCTGCCCAAAAACTCGCGCACAAAGTTGAAACTGCACAAAGTCGGCTCGCATCCGGAAGGCGCGACCCCCGAAGGCGTGCACGATCTGGTCGGCAATGTGTGGGAATGGGTGGCGGACGATTACAACGGATACAAAGGCAACGACAAACAATTGACCGGATTCGGCCAGGGACAAAAAGTCCTCCGCGGCCACTCCGCGGCCAACACCGGGCACTTTCCCGGTGGTTTTTACGACATCGTGCTGAAAGAGTTCTCCCGTGCGGGCTATCGCCAGTACACCCCGCCTGACTCAATGGGGCCGGATGTCGGTTTCCGCTGTGCCAGCAACCACGCGCCCAAGCATTACAAGGAAACCACGCAGGCCGCGTTTTCCAATTCACCTTCCGGCACCGGCACTTCCGATGCGAATCCGTTCGGCAACAGTGGGGATGCGCCTTTTGGTGGGTCCGGCGAGGCTTCGTCGGAAAGCGGCAGTCTGTTTTCCGCCAGCGCGTCCAATCCTTTTCAACCCGAATCCACCCTGCCGAAGGCGAACATCCTCCTGCTGAGCATTCTGTCCCTGCTGGCGGGATTGTTCAGTTTTCTGTCTCCGTGCACCCTGCCGATCCTGCCCGCGTACTTTGCCGTCACCGCGCAGACCACGCGGACACGCATGACGCTCAACTCCTTTGCGTTTTTCTGTGGACTGGCGTCGTTGTTCATCTTGATGGGGGCATCGGCCAGTTTTCTCGGAAGCCTGCTTCGTGACTACCTGTTTTCGCTGACCACCTGGGGTGGCATCCTGGTTTTGATCTTCGGAGTGATGACCCTCTTCGGCAAGGGATTTTCCGGGGCGACGTTTCAGAACGCACCGGCTTCCACCTTCATCGGCTACTTTCTGTTCGGCGCGACCTTCGCCATGGGGTGGACGCCCTGCGTGGGCCCCATCCTTTCCGGTATCCTGATCCTCGCCGCATCGGAGAAAACCATCCTGCAGGGCATGACGCTGTTGTTCTTTTTCGCGGTGGGGCTGGGGATGCCGCTGGTCATCCTATCCGCGTTTTGCAGTCACTTGAGCAAGGACAGTTGGTTCTGGCGCATGTTGCGCGGCAAGGGCTGGAACATACAATTGGGCAGTCGCACCTTTCATCTGCACTCGACCAACCTGTTCAGCGGCCTGCTGCTGATCGGCCTGGGTTACGCGTTGGCCGCGGGCTACCTGACCTACTTCAACAGCATGATCCCGATCGAACTGCAAATCTGGTTCAGCGGTTTCGAAGAAAAGGTGGTGGAATGGCTGTCGTGA
- a CDS encoding TlpA disulfide reductase family protein, whose translation MRQVISTRPLCQPGRFHFRHVFFLLAVLLTAVLLVSSPAVAESDTIPAPPFTLKSLEGGDRSLKDYRGSYLLLNFWATWCGPCKIEMPSLEALHRRFQSENLTVLGVSNDPFGERVVEPFMKAYNLTFPVLLDPKQEISKQYGVHSLPTSFLIDPEGRILGVLAGAEDWSKPETIAYFMDLLDVQQGAPLKSSTSGP comes from the coding sequence ATGCGTCAGGTAATTTCGACCCGGCCGCTGTGCCAGCCGGGTCGTTTTCATTTCAGGCACGTATTCTTTTTGCTGGCGGTTCTGCTCACAGCGGTGCTTTTGGTTTCCTCCCCCGCAGTGGCGGAATCGGACACCATCCCTGCGCCTCCTTTTACGCTGAAGTCGCTGGAGGGCGGCGACCGTTCCCTCAAGGATTACCGCGGGAGCTACCTGCTCCTCAACTTCTGGGCAACGTGGTGCGGCCCGTGCAAGATTGAAATGCCTTCGCTGGAAGCCCTGCACCGCCGGTTTCAATCGGAAAACCTGACCGTGCTCGGCGTCTCCAATGATCCCTTCGGCGAACGGGTGGTCGAACCGTTCATGAAAGCCTACAACCTGACGTTTCCCGTCCTGCTGGACCCCAAGCAGGAAATCAGCAAACAGTACGGCGTGCACAGCCTGCCAACCTCTTTTCTGATCGATCCCGAAGGCCGGATTCTGGGAGTGCTGGCCGGAGCGGAAGACTGGTCCAAGCCGGAAACCATCGCCTACTTCATGGATCTGCTGGATGTTCAGCAGGGCGCTCCGCTGAAAAGCTCCACTTCCGGACCCTGA
- a CDS encoding NifU family protein gives MKDEVESVLDTLRPQLMQDGGNVELVDIEDGIVKLRLVGSCSSCSSSTMTLKMGIERALKKAIPMVRCIEAVE, from the coding sequence ATGAAAGATGAAGTCGAGTCTGTCCTCGACACCTTGCGACCGCAGCTCATGCAGGACGGTGGTAATGTGGAGTTGGTGGACATCGAAGATGGAATCGTGAAACTGCGCCTGGTGGGCTCCTGCAGTTCCTGTTCCAGTTCCACGATGACCCTGAAAATGGGCATCGAACGCGCCTTGAAAAAAGCCATTCCCATGGTACGCTGTATAGAGGCGGTCGAGTAA
- a CDS encoding YfhL family 4Fe-4S dicluster ferredoxin, producing the protein MALMITEDCVNCGVCEPECPNEAIAEGDEIYIIDWERCTECVGWYEEPQCVEVCPVDCIPKDPEHEETEEELLEKKKALVGDED; encoded by the coding sequence ATGGCTTTGATGATCACCGAGGATTGTGTCAACTGCGGAGTCTGTGAACCCGAATGCCCGAATGAAGCCATAGCGGAAGGCGACGAGATTTACATCATCGACTGGGAGCGGTGCACCGAGTGTGTGGGCTGGTACGAAGAGCCCCAGTGCGTCGAAGTCTGCCCGGTGGACTGCATTCCCAAGGATCCGGAACACGAGGAAACCGAGGAAGAGTTGCTCGAGAAGAAGAAAGCCCTCGTCGGCGACGAAGATTGA
- a CDS encoding Mov34/MPN/PAD-1 family protein, whose amino-acid sequence MISLAADKLEEARQHALDEYPYECCGIIIGKPDSDKDDILFRCTNIQNKLHEKDPETFVRDARTAFYIDPKELMGILREAEQKKLAIKLFYHSHPEHDAYFSEEDKAMALFDGQPTYPEARYLVISVYNREIRDQAFFEWDSDSQSFEKRV is encoded by the coding sequence ATGATCTCACTGGCAGCCGACAAGCTGGAAGAAGCGCGCCAGCATGCGCTGGATGAGTATCCATACGAATGCTGTGGGATCATCATTGGAAAGCCCGATTCGGATAAAGATGACATCCTTTTCCGGTGCACCAACATTCAGAACAAGTTGCACGAAAAGGATCCCGAAACATTTGTGCGGGACGCACGCACCGCCTTCTACATCGATCCCAAGGAGTTGATGGGGATCCTGCGCGAGGCGGAACAGAAAAAACTGGCGATCAAGTTGTTTTATCATTCCCATCCGGAACACGATGCGTACTTTTCGGAGGAAGATAAGGCAATGGCCTTGTTTGACGGTCAACCGACCTACCCCGAGGCCCGGTACCTGGTGATTTCTGTGTATAATAGGGAAATACGGGATCAGGCGTTCTTTGAATGGGACTCCGATTCCCAATCGTTTGAAAAACGGGTTTGA
- a CDS encoding 2Fe-2S iron-sulfur cluster-binding protein — MLTLHFEKQNRTIEVEPGTNLREAAIANKIGIYQHIFKILNCRGRGLCSSCRVEITSGNVAPRNEVEENNLKKALTKNPNLRLACQIKVEDNLVVRSHV; from the coding sequence ATGCTGACTCTTCATTTTGAAAAACAGAACCGCACCATTGAAGTGGAACCGGGCACCAATCTGCGGGAGGCCGCGATCGCCAACAAAATCGGCATCTACCAGCATATTTTTAAAATTCTCAACTGCCGTGGACGTGGCCTGTGTTCCTCCTGCCGGGTGGAAATCACATCGGGAAACGTGGCGCCGCGTAACGAGGTGGAAGAGAACAACCTCAAAAAAGCGCTCACCAAAAATCCCAACCTTCGGCTGGCCTGCCAGATCAAGGTGGAAGACAATCTCGTGGTTCGCTCGCACGTTTGA
- a CDS encoding rod shape-determining protein has translation MPSLWNHIVNLFTSDVAMDLGTANTLVYVRNQGILLNEPSIVAVSNNGVGVQRVEAVGLEAKRMYGRTHAKLQAIRPMKDGVIADFEVTNKMISYFIKKVLTNYRLVKPRMVVGIPTCITQVEKKAVIDAALLSGVREVYLVEEPMAAAIGVGIPVHLPEGNMVIDIGGGTSDVAVTCLSAIAYGESIRLGGDEMDEAIQRYMRLQHHLNVGIFEAERVKIAVGSAYPQPKPLTTQVRGLNVKTGVPTSILVNDEEIREALKEPLGAITGAVLRALEKTPPELSGDIYTNGLYLTGGGALIRGLDKLLEETTSLKVNQPEDPLLSIVKGAGKVIDQFSDLRKVCIN, from the coding sequence ATGCCTAGTTTATGGAATCACATCGTCAATCTGTTCACTTCGGACGTCGCCATGGACCTGGGCACGGCCAACACGCTCGTGTACGTGCGCAACCAGGGCATCCTGCTCAACGAGCCGTCCATCGTCGCCGTCAGCAACAACGGCGTCGGCGTGCAGCGCGTGGAGGCGGTGGGACTGGAGGCCAAACGCATGTACGGCCGGACCCACGCGAAATTGCAGGCCATCCGCCCGATGAAGGACGGCGTCATCGCCGACTTCGAGGTCACCAACAAGATGATTTCGTACTTCATCAAAAAAGTGCTGACAAATTACCGGTTGGTGAAACCACGTATGGTGGTCGGCATCCCGACCTGCATCACGCAGGTGGAGAAGAAAGCCGTCATCGACGCCGCCCTTCTTTCCGGCGTGCGCGAAGTGTACCTGGTGGAAGAGCCCATGGCCGCGGCCATCGGTGTCGGTATTCCGGTGCATCTGCCGGAGGGCAACATGGTGATCGACATCGGCGGCGGCACTTCCGATGTGGCGGTGACGTGCCTCTCCGCCATCGCCTACGGCGAGTCCATCCGCCTGGGCGGCGACGAGATGGACGAGGCCATTCAGCGCTACATGCGCCTCCAGCATCACCTCAACGTCGGTATTTTCGAGGCCGAGCGCGTCAAGATCGCGGTCGGCAGTGCGTATCCCCAACCCAAACCGCTGACCACGCAGGTACGCGGTCTGAACGTGAAGACCGGTGTGCCGACCTCCATCCTGGTCAACGACGAGGAAATCCGCGAGGCATTGAAGGAACCGCTGGGGGCCATCACCGGCGCGGTGCTGAGAGCATTGGAGAAAACCCCGCCGGAGCTTTCCGGCGACATCTACACCAACGGCCTGTACCTGACCGGCGGCGGCGCCCTGATCCGCGGCCTCGACAAACTGCTGGAAGAAACCACCAGCCTCAAGGTCAACCAGCCGGAAGACCCCCTGCTCAGCATCGTGAAAGGCGCGGGGAAGGTCATTGACCAATTTAGTGATTTGAGAAAAGTTTGCATCAACTGA
- a CDS encoding sensor domain-containing diguanylate cyclase, which produces MRSGPVNGVEYPNTLRGGAPPRRREQTCVMATDNPLHNLMDIICNLADAYTTALFVLQPDAETLTLRVHQSLSSQIKIDASFKIGQGLLGRVAFDLKPLVKDFSRETAPKLELYRRKEDLKSLWVIPLMDDDAMKGILYIDSKEQYRVPTKVQKMMTPLISQLLWHLEQETAPVSFAGEPADFAALLKWCRFLAESPDLRALSERFVHIPKNIMQMDALAVVWFDENGDGRLAASRGWGTGLKDLPLELGTGICGQTAKSGSPVLIGDTRNRPFVLFAKNENVGAFSSILAVPINFRRDPAGVVLCATQRVGGLQPVDLGRLLWMTTFALQSPALGAQEREAPPARRYLHTPHFAAVQSVSVEDEIFSPDRTISVLSIHFTNLDGLARKQGFEASETVLNEAATRLATVLPQPKLVFKAGETTLAVLLVNVTGEQALALEPEILQALGEPAFSYGDTQYRPDLEFGISAYPEDGDHLTALLVSSLTRIAPTGDNVHA; this is translated from the coding sequence ATGCGGTCCGGACCTGTGAACGGTGTCGAGTATCCGAATACACTTCGTGGCGGCGCCCCGCCGCGCCGCCGGGAACAAACCTGCGTCATGGCCACCGACAATCCACTGCACAATCTGATGGACATCATCTGCAACCTTGCCGATGCCTACACCACGGCGCTGTTCGTCCTGCAACCGGATGCGGAAACCCTGACGCTCCGCGTGCACCAGTCGTTGAGCTCCCAGATTAAAATCGACGCGTCGTTCAAGATCGGGCAGGGCCTGCTTGGCCGGGTTGCATTCGACCTGAAACCGCTGGTCAAAGACTTCTCCCGGGAAACCGCGCCGAAGCTGGAGCTTTACCGCAGGAAAGAGGACCTGAAGTCCCTGTGGGTGATCCCGTTGATGGATGACGATGCCATGAAGGGAATCCTGTACATCGACTCCAAGGAGCAGTACCGCGTGCCCACCAAGGTGCAGAAGATGATGACACCGCTGATCAGCCAGTTATTGTGGCACCTGGAACAGGAGACCGCCCCGGTCTCGTTTGCGGGCGAGCCTGCGGATTTCGCGGCGCTTCTCAAGTGGTGCCGTTTTCTGGCGGAGTCGCCGGACCTGCGGGCGTTGAGCGAGCGCTTCGTGCATATCCCGAAAAACATCATGCAGATGGACGCCCTCGCCGTGGTGTGGTTCGACGAAAACGGCGACGGACGCCTCGCCGCGTCGCGTGGCTGGGGTACGGGCCTCAAGGATCTGCCTCTGGAGCTGGGCACGGGCATCTGCGGGCAGACGGCGAAGTCCGGAAGCCCCGTTTTGATCGGCGATACCAGAAACCGTCCCTTCGTGCTGTTCGCCAAAAACGAAAACGTCGGTGCGTTCTCCTCCATTCTCGCCGTGCCGATAAACTTCAGGCGCGACCCCGCCGGCGTGGTCCTCTGTGCCACCCAGCGTGTGGGCGGCCTGCAACCGGTGGACCTGGGACGTCTGTTGTGGATGACCACCTTCGCCCTGCAATCCCCGGCGCTGGGTGCACAGGAAAGGGAGGCGCCTCCGGCCCGGCGGTATCTGCACACGCCGCATTTCGCCGCCGTGCAGTCGGTCAGCGTGGAAGACGAAATCTTCAGCCCCGACCGCACGATCAGCGTGTTGAGCATTCATTTCACCAACCTCGACGGCCTCGCACGCAAACAGGGGTTTGAAGCGAGTGAGACCGTACTGAACGAAGCCGCCACGCGTCTGGCCACGGTCCTGCCGCAACCCAAGTTGGTCTTCAAGGCGGGCGAAACCACGCTGGCCGTGCTTCTGGTCAACGTGACCGGGGAGCAGGCCCTGGCGCTTGAACCGGAAATCCTGCAGGCACTGGGAGAGCCCGCCTTTTCCTACGGCGACACGCAATACCGCCCGGACCTGGAATTCGGAATATCCGCCTATCCCGAGGACGGCGATCACCTGACCGCGTTGCTGGTGTCTTCCCTCACCCGCATCGCCCCCACCGGAGACAACGTGCATGCCTAG